The Algihabitans albus genomic sequence TCGACCGTGGAGAAGATGGTGTTAAGCTGACCGCCGAAGCGCAGATCCAGTCGGTCGAGGGTCGGCAGCGACTTGTCGATCACCGTGACGTGCGCTTCCATGCCCATGGCCATGCGGGCCGCGTTGCTGCCCGAGACACCGCCGCCCAGGACGACGACCCTGGCGGCGGGCGTGCCCGGCACGCCGCCCAGCAGAAGCCCGGCGCCGCCCTGCTCCTTCTCCAGGCAGTGCGCCCCGACCTGAACGGACATCCGCCCGGCGACCTCGCTCATCGGCGCCAGCAGCGGCAGCCGGCCCGCCGCGTCGGTCACGGTCTCGTAGGCGATGGCCGTCGCGCCCGACCGCAGCAGGCCCTCGGTCTGCGGACGGTCGGGGGCCAGGTGCAGGTAGGTGAAGAGGATTTGGTCCTCGCGCAGACGGGCGATCTCGTTGGCTTGCGGTTCCTTGACCTTCACGATCATGTCGGCGTCGGCGAAGACGTCCTCCGCGCTGTCGACCACCTCGGCGCCTGCGGCGCGGTAGGCCGCGTCCTCGAAGCCGATCCCGGCGCCGGCGCCGGCCTCGACCGTGA encodes the following:
- the ald gene encoding alanine dehydrogenase; translation: MHVGVPKEIKTKEYRVGLMPASVRELVHHGHAVTVEAGAGAGIGFEDAAYRAAGAEVVDSAEDVFADADMIVKVKEPQANEIARLREDQILFTYLHLAPDRPQTEGLLRSGATAIAYETVTDAAGRLPLLAPMSEVAGRMSVQVGAHCLEKEQGGAGLLLGGVPGTPAARVVVLGGGVSGSNAARMAMGMEAHVTVIDKSLPTLDRLDLRFGGQLNTIFSTVETLEQHVQGADLVIGAVLVPGAAAPKLVTREMVAAMKPGAVLVDIAIDQGGCFETSRATTHDDPTYVIDEVVHYCVANMPGAVARTATSALNNATLPFVLALADKGARKALAEDRNLLNGLNAAQGKLTYRAVAEAHGLPYSAPQEVMGLS